The Sorangiineae bacterium MSr11367 genome window below encodes:
- a CDS encoding ABC transporter permease, translating into MHDLRFAFRQLVKAPGFTLAVLLTLAGGIGACVAIFSVVSGVLLRPLPYPESDRLVVIRETNPPRFPEFRPSAAHYFEWQEATTQFEQLVAVRAGSRSLTGSAEPIRVRTLGVTPNYFTALRTPPERGRGFAADDALRGNDGVVVLSHGLWQRRFGGRPDILEQTIQLDEHAFRVIGVMPEAFESGDRSEVFTPLVWPEGAAHDHVSRIADVFGRLRPSASLESAQREVARLSEQMAEQNPDSKGWGVKLVPMLEFRVKGVRAILISLLGAVAFLLLIACTNVANLLLARATTRTKEIATRTALGASRGRIVRQLLVEAIVLAGLGGLLGLLVAHWGVGVLTSLAPDDFPRRSEVAFDLRTVAFALALSLLTGLIFGLAPAIQTARVDVNELLKGGGRGASATRRSRTWRGTVVVVQVAVTLMLLVGAGLLMRTFAELEKVNPGFEPRGALAVRVSLPKERFATHEQRVVFTERIAHRLAALPGVRAVGASQFVPFTPGGDYTYFRTDAQSATRTAELPATSTFYISPDYFKAMHIPVIHGRPFESFDTANAAHVAIINETMAKTHFGGNALGKRITGVPNEDWREIVGVVGDVKQELDGAAEMQLYEPFTQISAGVAVFVIRHDDATVRPDAVRSVIYEIDKNQSVDSLKPLPDWVAESISGQRFAMLLFGVFSGAALLLSVVGVYGVTGYAVTQREREFSIRSALGAQTRDIVRLVLLQSGKLIAVGVATGLVGAFALARLLDPFLFGISRYDPLTYGGIVLLLIVVGGVAALVPALRARRVDLMSVLRAE; encoded by the coding sequence ATGCACGATTTACGCTTTGCATTTCGACAATTGGTCAAAGCCCCGGGCTTCACCCTGGCCGTTCTGCTGACCCTCGCGGGCGGCATCGGTGCCTGCGTGGCGATCTTCTCGGTCGTCAGTGGGGTGCTCCTGCGCCCGCTGCCCTACCCCGAGTCCGACCGCCTCGTGGTGATTCGAGAAACGAACCCGCCACGTTTTCCGGAGTTCCGCCCATCGGCGGCGCATTACTTCGAATGGCAAGAAGCGACGACGCAGTTCGAACAGCTGGTGGCGGTCCGCGCGGGCTCGCGAAGTCTGACGGGCAGCGCTGAACCCATACGCGTTCGCACCCTCGGCGTGACGCCCAACTACTTCACGGCGCTGCGCACACCCCCCGAGCGAGGGCGCGGCTTTGCCGCCGACGACGCGCTTCGGGGCAACGACGGCGTGGTCGTGCTCAGCCATGGGCTCTGGCAGCGCAGGTTCGGCGGACGGCCCGACATCCTCGAGCAGACCATCCAGCTCGATGAGCATGCGTTCCGCGTCATCGGCGTGATGCCCGAGGCCTTCGAGTCCGGCGACCGCAGCGAAGTGTTCACGCCGCTCGTCTGGCCCGAAGGGGCGGCGCACGATCATGTCTCGCGCATCGCCGACGTCTTCGGCCGCCTCCGGCCGTCCGCCTCCCTGGAGAGCGCCCAGCGCGAGGTGGCGCGCCTCTCCGAGCAGATGGCCGAGCAAAACCCGGACAGCAAGGGCTGGGGCGTGAAGCTCGTTCCCATGCTGGAGTTCCGCGTGAAGGGCGTCCGGGCCATTCTGATCTCCCTGCTGGGCGCGGTCGCGTTCCTGCTCCTCATTGCGTGCACCAACGTGGCGAACCTCCTGCTCGCACGCGCCACCACGCGCACCAAGGAGATCGCCACCCGCACCGCGCTGGGTGCGAGCCGAGGGCGCATCGTTCGTCAGCTCCTCGTGGAAGCCATCGTGCTCGCCGGGCTCGGGGGCCTGCTCGGTCTCCTCGTGGCGCATTGGGGCGTCGGCGTCCTCACGTCGCTCGCCCCCGACGACTTCCCGCGCCGGAGCGAGGTGGCCTTCGACCTCCGCACGGTGGCCTTCGCGCTCGCGCTCAGCCTGCTCACGGGGCTGATCTTCGGGCTCGCCCCGGCGATCCAGACGGCACGCGTGGACGTGAACGAGCTGCTGAAGGGCGGCGGACGAGGCGCAAGCGCCACGCGTCGTTCCCGAACCTGGCGCGGCACCGTGGTCGTCGTCCAGGTGGCGGTTACCCTGATGCTCCTCGTCGGCGCGGGGCTCCTGATGCGCACCTTTGCCGAGTTGGAGAAGGTGAATCCGGGGTTCGAGCCTCGAGGAGCCCTGGCCGTTCGCGTCTCCCTGCCCAAGGAGCGCTTCGCCACGCACGAGCAACGCGTGGTGTTCACCGAACGGATCGCACACCGCCTCGCCGCCCTGCCCGGTGTCCGCGCCGTGGGCGCCTCGCAGTTCGTCCCGTTCACGCCCGGGGGCGATTACACCTACTTCCGGACCGACGCCCAATCCGCAACCCGCACCGCCGAACTCCCGGCCACGAGCACCTTCTACATCAGCCCCGATTACTTCAAGGCGATGCACATCCCCGTGATCCACGGCCGCCCCTTCGAGAGCTTCGACACCGCGAACGCGGCCCACGTGGCCATCATCAACGAGACGATGGCCAAGACCCACTTCGGTGGCAACGCCCTCGGCAAGCGGATCACCGGCGTCCCCAACGAAGACTGGCGCGAGATCGTCGGCGTCGTCGGGGACGTGAAGCAGGAACTCGACGGCGCGGCGGAGATGCAGCTCTACGAACCCTTCACGCAGATCTCCGCGGGCGTCGCCGTATTCGTAATTCGGCACGACGACGCCACCGTCCGGCCCGACGCCGTGCGAAGTGTGATTTACGAGATCGACAAGAACCAGTCCGTCGACAGCCTGAAGCCACTCCCGGATTGGGTCGCCGAATCCATCTCCGGCCAGCGCTTCGCCATGCTGCTGTTCGGCGTCTTCTCCGGGGCGGCGCTCCTCCTGTCCGTCGTCGGCGTGTACGGCGTGACGGGCTACGCGGTCACGCAGCGCGAAAGGGAATTCTCGATACGATCCGCGCTGGGCGCGCAGACCCGCGACATCGTGCGATTGGTCTTGCTCCAGAGCGGCAAGCTCATCGCCGTCGGCGTCGCCACGGGCCTCGTGGGGGCGTTCGCGC
- a CDS encoding HlyD family efflux transporter periplasmic adaptor subunit, with protein sequence MDIPRVPRAARRQWLLPLLGLVIVLLVTVSVGRLKAAAPTLDRSALWLGTVKRGPMLRHVKGNGRLVPEQTQWITTETAGRVERISGRPGMAVQPDTPLMELTNADLMLQALQAEREVASAEADLLQMSSRLRTQQLKERGALATLVAERIDAEHRAHAYTNGAGEVFTELDVHRMQARATELTSRVEMAKEQIDVVAQSLRDEIAAQRNQIGRRREVAAFRKQQVAAMHVRAGGSGVLQEIPVELGQWVVPGTVLAKVVQPERLKAEIRVSEVQAKDLIVGQHAEVDTRNGIVAGHVAHIATAAHQGTVTVEIALDGDLPKGARPDLNVEGTIELERLNDVLFVERPAGSETDGPSTIFRMTAGQAERIRVVLGRSSVSTIEVREGLREGDEVVLSDMARWDSVDRVNVR encoded by the coding sequence ATGGACATTCCTCGCGTCCCACGCGCGGCCCGCCGCCAATGGCTCCTTCCGCTTCTCGGCTTGGTCATCGTGCTGCTCGTCACGGTCTCCGTGGGCCGGCTCAAGGCGGCGGCGCCGACCCTCGACCGGTCCGCGTTGTGGCTCGGCACCGTGAAGCGGGGGCCGATGCTGCGGCACGTGAAGGGCAATGGTCGCCTCGTGCCCGAGCAGACGCAATGGATCACCACCGAGACCGCCGGTCGCGTCGAGCGGATCTCCGGCCGGCCGGGGATGGCCGTGCAACCCGACACGCCGCTGATGGAGCTCACCAACGCCGACCTGATGCTGCAGGCGCTCCAGGCGGAGCGTGAAGTGGCCAGCGCCGAGGCCGACCTTCTCCAGATGAGCAGCCGACTGCGCACGCAGCAACTCAAGGAGCGCGGGGCGTTGGCCACGCTCGTCGCCGAGCGGATCGATGCCGAGCACCGCGCCCATGCGTACACGAACGGCGCGGGCGAGGTCTTCACGGAGCTGGACGTCCACCGGATGCAAGCGCGCGCCACCGAGCTCACCTCGCGCGTCGAGATGGCGAAAGAACAAATCGACGTCGTGGCCCAGAGCCTTCGCGATGAAATTGCGGCACAACGGAACCAAATCGGCCGCCGCCGCGAAGTCGCCGCATTCCGAAAGCAGCAGGTGGCCGCCATGCACGTGCGCGCCGGAGGGAGCGGCGTGCTGCAGGAGATCCCTGTCGAACTCGGGCAATGGGTCGTCCCCGGCACCGTCCTCGCGAAGGTGGTGCAGCCCGAGCGGCTGAAAGCCGAAATCCGCGTGTCCGAGGTGCAGGCGAAAGATTTGATCGTCGGGCAGCACGCCGAGGTGGACACGCGCAACGGCATCGTGGCCGGCCACGTCGCGCACATCGCCACCGCGGCCCATCAGGGAACGGTGACCGTGGAGATCGCGCTCGACGGCGATCTGCCGAAGGGCGCACGCCCCGATCTCAACGTGGAGGGGACCATCGAATTGGAACGACTGAACGACGTCTTGTTCGTGGAGCGCCCCGCCGGCTCGGAGACGGACGGCCCTTCGACGATCTTCCGGATGACGGCCGGGCAAGCGGAAAGGATCCGCGTCGTCCTGGGGAGAAGCTCGGTCAGCACCATCGAGGTGCGCGAAGGGCTCCGCGAAGGCGACGAGGTGGTGCTGAGTGACATGGCACGATGGGACAGTGTGGACCGGGTCAACGTTCGATGA
- a CDS encoding MFS transporter produces the protein MHDAPARHDPAPTGTAPKSPVLAIIGASSGNLVEWFDFYTYSFTAIYFASAFFPSGDPTTELLNTAGVFAVGFFMRPLGGWLFGRLADKLGRRTSMMVSVLMMCFGSLMVACLPTYATVGKLAPALLLVARLIQGLSVGGEYGTSATYMSEVAVAGKRGFYASFQYVTLIGGQLLAVLALVILQQLLSADELKAWGWRIPFVLGALGAVVALFLRRSLVETSSAETRHDEKAGTLRGVLQHPRALLIVLGYTAGGSLVFYTYSTYMQKYLVNTAHLARETASQVMTAVLFCYMLMQPAFGALSDRIGRRASMLCFGVFTTLGTVPLLTALGQVQSPMAAFALLLLALAGVSFYTSISGLVKAEMFPPEIRALAVGLSYAIGNAAFGGTAEYVALRFKAHGLERGYFWYVTVLAAVALLASWAMPDPRKHGYLRDEAAPPGKGAPAPSAVENVDG, from the coding sequence ATGCACGACGCCCCCGCGCGACACGATCCCGCTCCTACAGGGACCGCGCCGAAGAGCCCCGTTCTGGCCATCATCGGCGCGTCGTCCGGCAACTTGGTCGAGTGGTTCGACTTCTACACGTATTCGTTCACGGCGATCTATTTCGCCTCCGCGTTCTTTCCCTCGGGCGATCCGACGACCGAGTTGCTCAACACGGCCGGCGTTTTCGCCGTGGGCTTCTTCATGCGGCCGCTTGGCGGGTGGTTGTTCGGCCGCCTGGCCGACAAACTCGGGCGGCGCACCTCGATGATGGTGTCGGTCCTGATGATGTGCTTCGGCTCCCTCATGGTGGCCTGTTTGCCGACCTACGCCACCGTCGGCAAGCTCGCACCCGCGCTCTTGCTCGTGGCCCGGTTGATTCAAGGGCTGTCGGTGGGCGGCGAGTACGGCACGAGTGCCACCTACATGAGCGAGGTGGCGGTGGCCGGCAAACGGGGGTTCTACGCGTCGTTCCAATACGTCACCCTCATTGGCGGGCAGCTGCTCGCGGTGTTGGCGCTGGTCATCCTCCAGCAGCTCCTTTCGGCCGACGAGCTCAAGGCCTGGGGCTGGCGCATCCCCTTCGTGCTCGGTGCGCTCGGCGCCGTGGTCGCATTGTTCCTGCGCCGCTCGCTGGTGGAAACGAGCAGCGCCGAAACGCGCCACGACGAGAAGGCCGGCACGTTGCGTGGGGTGCTGCAACACCCGCGGGCGCTGCTCATCGTGCTCGGGTACACGGCGGGCGGCTCGCTGGTCTTCTACACGTACTCCACGTACATGCAGAAGTACCTGGTCAACACGGCGCACCTGGCGCGCGAGACGGCGAGCCAAGTCATGACCGCCGTTCTCTTTTGCTACATGCTCATGCAGCCCGCGTTCGGTGCCCTCTCCGACCGCATCGGCCGGCGTGCATCGATGCTCTGTTTCGGCGTGTTCACCACCTTGGGCACCGTGCCGCTGCTCACCGCCCTCGGCCAAGTGCAGTCGCCGATGGCTGCATTCGCGTTGCTACTGCTCGCCCTGGCGGGGGTAAGCTTCTACACATCGATCAGCGGGCTGGTGAAAGCGGAAATGTTCCCGCCCGAAATCCGCGCCCTGGCCGTGGGCCTCTCGTACGCCATCGGCAATGCCGCATTTGGCGGGACGGCCGAATATGTGGCCCTGCGGTTCAAAGCCCACGGCCTCGAGCGAGGGTACTTTTGGTATGTCACCGTCCTCGCCGCCGTCGCGCTCCTCGCATCGTGGGCCATGCCCGATCCGCGCAAACACGGTTACCTCCGCGACGAAGCCGCGCCCCCGGGCAAAGGCGCACCCGCCCCGTCCGCGGTGGAGAACGTGGACGGTTAG
- a CDS encoding SDR family oxidoreductase codes for MAEFDGKVALVSGGMSGIGRATVDLLLDRGASVALCGIDPRETERVAAELAGKAGTRALARTADVTQESEVADLIAATVERFGRLDAVVMAAGVQTYGTAADTAAADWERTFAVNVTGAFLVVKHALPHLRASGRGAIVAVSSVQAFVCQSAVAAYSATKGAINAFIRTVALDEARHGVRANTVCPGSVDTPMLRASARRFSDGSPQGEQAMITQWGSAHPLGRIARPSEVAEVIAFLASERASFVTGTSLPVDGGLLCTVGVALPD; via the coding sequence ATGGCGGAGTTCGACGGCAAGGTGGCTCTGGTTTCCGGCGGAATGAGCGGCATCGGGCGGGCCACCGTGGATCTGCTGCTCGACCGGGGTGCGTCGGTCGCCCTGTGCGGGATCGACCCACGGGAAACGGAACGGGTCGCCGCGGAGTTGGCGGGGAAGGCAGGGACGCGTGCCCTGGCCCGCACCGCGGACGTGACCCAGGAGTCCGAGGTCGCCGATCTGATCGCGGCCACCGTGGAACGCTTCGGCAGGTTGGACGCCGTGGTCATGGCCGCAGGTGTGCAGACCTATGGAACGGCCGCCGACACCGCGGCCGCGGATTGGGAGCGCACCTTCGCGGTGAACGTCACGGGGGCGTTTCTCGTGGTCAAACACGCGCTCCCGCACTTGCGGGCCAGCGGCCGTGGTGCCATCGTGGCCGTCTCGTCGGTGCAGGCGTTCGTATGCCAGAGCGCGGTCGCCGCCTACTCGGCGACCAAAGGCGCGATCAACGCGTTCATCCGCACGGTGGCGCTCGACGAGGCCCGGCACGGTGTCCGCGCCAACACGGTCTGCCCCGGATCGGTCGACACACCGATGCTTCGTGCGAGTGCCCGGCGATTCAGCGACGGCTCTCCTCAAGGCGAGCAAGCGATGATCACACAATGGGGATCGGCGCACCCGCTTGGACGAATCGCGCGGCCCTCCGAAGTGGCCGAGGTGATCGCGTTTCTGGCCAGCGAGCGCGCCAGCTTCGTCACGGGGACCAGCCTGCCCGTGGACGGTGGCCTGTTGTGCACCGTCGGCGTCGCGTTGCCGGATTGA
- a CDS encoding SRPBCC family protein, with the protein MSSQELAARAEMLIRSPVAKVFEAFVDPAITSKIWFSHGSGKLEAGKTVQWDWQWYDFSSTAKVKVIEPNERIVVEWSGYGYPTDVEWVFTARPDGTTFVRITNSGFRGSPAEIAKLLVDSTEGFSFLLAGAKALLEHGVQLNLVPDRFPDGLPTSKRS; encoded by the coding sequence ATGAGTTCTCAAGAGCTGGCCGCCAGGGCCGAGATGCTGATTCGGAGCCCGGTGGCCAAGGTGTTCGAGGCCTTCGTCGATCCGGCCATCACCAGCAAAATCTGGTTCAGCCACGGGAGCGGCAAGCTCGAGGCGGGCAAGACGGTGCAGTGGGATTGGCAGTGGTACGACTTCTCGAGCACGGCCAAGGTCAAGGTGATCGAGCCCAACGAGCGAATCGTCGTCGAATGGTCCGGCTATGGTTACCCCACGGATGTCGAGTGGGTCTTTACCGCACGCCCGGACGGCACGACCTTCGTCCGCATCACCAATTCCGGATTCCGCGGCAGCCCCGCCGAGATAGCCAAATTGCTCGTGGACTCGACCGAGGGCTTTTCGTTCTTGCTGGCGGGCGCAAAAGCGCTTCTGGAGCACGGTGTGCAACTGAATCTCGTGCCCGATCGCTTCCCCGACGGCCTGCCCACGAGCAAACGGAGCTGA
- a CDS encoding acyl-CoA/acyl-ACP dehydrogenase, whose product MILLDPKHHSRSYHDARSKEVMVDTIAFFENKGKQKLLDDYYARVWYSDFLGFVKEKKIFATMCTPAGYGAPDARWDTWRICEFAEILGFYGLQYWYTWQVSVLGLGPIWMSTNEPLKRRAAAMLEAGGIFAFGLSEKEHGADIYSTDMNLTPAANGRYVANGRKYYIGNANQAALVSTFGKLDTGDYVFFAADSQHKAFECIRNVVSSQNYVAEYALHDYPVGEDDILEKGQEAWNAALNTVNIGKYNLGWASIGICTHAFYEAIDHAAHRRLYGMHVTDFPHVKQMFVDAYARLVAMKLFALRAADYMRSASAEDRRYLLYNPMVKMKVTTQGEAVIDLLWDVIAAKGFEKSTYFGQAAIDIRALPKLEGTVHVNIALIVKFMPSYFFFPAELPDVPRRDQAVHDDFLFHQGPAKGLSKIRFHDYTRAFVGFEQPNVRLFAEQASLFKAMLAAAPPSESQLKDVDFLLAGGELFALVVYAQLILENARLYAIEGELVDQIFDFMVRDFSRLALNLYSKPSSTTEQMEHCTKMIRKPILDDARYRKVWTEHVDALKGVYRMNP is encoded by the coding sequence ATGATCCTACTCGACCCGAAGCACCACAGTCGTTCGTACCACGATGCGCGTTCGAAGGAGGTGATGGTCGACACCATCGCGTTCTTCGAGAACAAGGGGAAGCAGAAGCTCCTGGACGATTACTATGCGCGTGTCTGGTATTCGGATTTTCTCGGTTTCGTCAAAGAGAAGAAGATCTTCGCCACCATGTGCACCCCCGCGGGGTACGGCGCACCCGACGCCCGCTGGGACACCTGGCGCATTTGCGAATTCGCCGAGATACTCGGATTCTACGGACTGCAGTATTGGTACACGTGGCAAGTTTCGGTGCTGGGGCTGGGCCCCATTTGGATGAGCACGAACGAACCGCTCAAGCGCCGTGCCGCCGCCATGCTCGAGGCGGGCGGGATTTTCGCCTTCGGGCTCTCGGAGAAGGAGCACGGCGCCGATATCTATTCCACCGACATGAACCTCACGCCGGCCGCGAATGGGCGCTACGTGGCGAATGGCCGCAAGTACTACATCGGCAATGCCAACCAGGCGGCCCTCGTGTCGACGTTCGGAAAGCTCGACACGGGGGACTACGTCTTCTTTGCCGCCGACTCCCAGCACAAGGCGTTCGAGTGCATTCGAAACGTCGTTTCCAGCCAGAACTACGTGGCCGAATACGCGCTCCACGATTACCCCGTCGGAGAGGACGATATTCTGGAAAAGGGCCAGGAGGCGTGGAACGCCGCGCTCAACACGGTCAACATCGGGAAATACAATCTCGGTTGGGCGTCCATCGGGATTTGCACGCACGCATTTTACGAGGCCATCGATCACGCGGCCCATCGCCGCCTGTATGGCATGCACGTGACCGACTTCCCGCACGTCAAACAGATGTTCGTGGACGCCTATGCCCGGCTCGTGGCCATGAAACTGTTCGCCTTGCGCGCGGCCGACTACATGCGTTCGGCGTCCGCCGAGGACCGACGCTACCTTTTGTACAATCCCATGGTGAAGATGAAGGTGACCACGCAGGGTGAAGCGGTCATCGACTTGCTCTGGGACGTGATCGCCGCCAAAGGCTTCGAGAAGAGTACCTATTTCGGCCAGGCGGCCATCGACATTCGCGCGCTACCGAAGCTGGAAGGTACGGTGCACGTGAACATTGCGCTGATCGTGAAGTTCATGCCCAGCTATTTCTTTTTCCCTGCCGAGCTTCCCGACGTTCCGCGGCGCGACCAGGCCGTCCACGACGATTTTCTGTTTCATCAAGGGCCGGCCAAGGGGCTGAGCAAAATTCGATTTCACGACTACACCCGCGCATTCGTCGGGTTCGAGCAGCCGAACGTGCGCCTCTTTGCCGAGCAGGCGTCGCTCTTCAAAGCGATGCTGGCGGCGGCACCCCCGAGCGAATCACAGCTCAAAGATGTCGATTTTCTACTAGCCGGAGGGGAACTCTTCGCGCTGGTCGTCTACGCCCAATTGATTCTGGAGAACGCGCGCCTCTACGCCATCGAGGGCGAACTGGTCGACCAGATCTTCGACTTCATGGTGCGCGACTTTTCGCGCCTCGCCCTGAATCTGTACAGTAAGCCGAGCAGCACGACCGAGCAGATGGAACACTGCACCAAGATGATTCGAAAGCCGATCCTGGACGACGCGCGCTACCGCAAGGTGTGGACCGAGCACGTGGACGCCCTGAAGGGCGTGTATCGAATGAACCCGTAG
- a CDS encoding NAD(P)-binding domain-containing protein, which produces MRTYDYIIVGAGPAGLQLSYYLQQAGADYVTLERETAPGSFFREFPRHRTLISLNKVHTRSADPEIRLRWDWNSLLHDSPGLRFPEFSRDYFPRADDLVRYLAAFQRFHKLAVRYGTAVQRLEREGSGFLVHTADGPLLGRCLIAAIGWGKPFVPAIRGIEHAVGYETMTTAPSTYADRRVLIIGKGNSAFETANALLGEASMIHLASPRPLRLAWNTKHPGDVRGQFGAFLDSYQFKTLHSVLDCTIDEIRRFGDHFEADITYTHADGERATLAYDVVIRCTGFRMNTSIFAPECTPELVHGGRLPAVRTDWQSTNVDGLYFAGTMAQARDFKRASSAFIDGFRYNLRTLTSLLRERYEGAPLTYDQVPAASERLTSHVLDRVNWSSALWTQFEYLCDALVLDEATGQMRCYADLPEDYAVSRFAHAPHLYTVTLRWGRRAYGDVFAIERHPTPERAQESAFIHPVVRRYRRGELTAECHLLEDLLAEWRRPDRHVAPLRDFFHRELGS; this is translated from the coding sequence ATGCGAACCTACGACTACATCATCGTTGGGGCGGGGCCCGCCGGTTTGCAGCTGAGTTATTACCTGCAGCAGGCGGGCGCGGACTACGTGACGCTGGAACGCGAGACCGCACCGGGGAGTTTCTTTCGGGAATTTCCGCGCCATCGCACGTTGATTTCGCTCAACAAGGTGCACACGCGCAGCGCCGATCCCGAGATACGGCTGCGATGGGATTGGAATTCGCTGCTCCACGATTCGCCGGGATTGCGGTTCCCGGAATTCAGCCGCGATTACTTCCCGCGCGCCGACGATCTGGTGCGCTACCTCGCCGCGTTTCAGCGGTTTCACAAGCTCGCGGTGCGCTACGGCACGGCGGTGCAGCGACTCGAGCGCGAGGGGAGCGGCTTCCTCGTGCACACTGCCGACGGCCCCCTTCTAGGACGCTGCCTCATCGCGGCCATCGGCTGGGGCAAGCCGTTCGTTCCGGCCATTCGCGGCATCGAGCACGCTGTTGGTTACGAGACCATGACGACCGCCCCGTCCACGTATGCCGATCGGAGGGTGCTCATCATCGGCAAGGGAAACTCCGCGTTCGAGACGGCGAATGCCCTTCTCGGCGAAGCGTCGATGATCCATCTCGCCAGCCCGCGACCGCTGCGTCTGGCGTGGAACACCAAGCACCCGGGGGATGTGCGTGGCCAGTTCGGGGCGTTCCTGGACAGCTATCAGTTCAAGACGTTGCACTCGGTCCTCGATTGCACCATCGACGAGATACGCCGGTTCGGCGACCATTTCGAGGCGGACATCACCTACACCCATGCCGACGGCGAGCGCGCGACGCTTGCCTACGACGTGGTGATCCGCTGCACGGGCTTCCGGATGAACACATCCATCTTCGCCCCGGAGTGCACCCCGGAGCTGGTGCACGGCGGGAGGTTGCCGGCGGTCCGCACGGATTGGCAGTCGACCAACGTCGACGGCCTCTACTTCGCCGGCACCATGGCCCAAGCCCGCGACTTCAAGCGCGCTTCGTCGGCCTTCATCGACGGATTCCGCTACAACCTGCGCACGCTCACCTCCCTGCTGCGCGAGCGCTACGAGGGCGCCCCGCTGACCTACGACCAGGTGCCGGCCGCGTCCGAGAGACTCACCTCGCACGTGCTGGACCGAGTGAACTGGAGCTCCGCGCTGTGGACACAGTTCGAATACCTCTGCGACGCGCTGGTGCTCGACGAGGCAACGGGGCAGATGCGATGTTATGCCGACTTGCCCGAGGACTATGCCGTGTCCCGCTTCGCGCACGCGCCGCATCTGTACACGGTCACCTTGCGATGGGGGCGCCGTGCGTATGGCGATGTTTTCGCCATCGAGCGGCATCCGACCCCAGAGCGTGCCCAGGAGAGTGCCTTCATCCACCCGGTGGTCCGGCGCTATCGACGCGGTGAGCTCACGGCCGAGTGCCACTTGCTGGAAGATCTGCTCGCCGAATGGCGGCGCCCTGACCGGCACGTCGCGCCTCTGCGCGACTTCTTCCACCGCGAGCTCGGGAGCTAA
- a CDS encoding glutamate--cysteine ligase — MSSDVGGDGPRFGVEEEFLVVDPETRAVVPGSEAALRQARDRLGARVGGEITKFQVESRTDPCRTLEELYTQLAEARAVLATSAAHAGLRIVASGSPVLGNVVSPPLTEGARQARGDATFRGLHDEASICAVQVHVELPDRERALMVSNHLRPYLPRLIALTANSPYWAEHDTGYASWRTMTWHRWPVAGPPPYFTSAKHYDAIIATLQETGALVDAGTIFWDIRPSVHLPTLELRVSDVPITAEESALFAALVRALVLASLPAVDAGERGPIIPPEMMRVAYWRAARDGMAGHGVELSTGHLVPAATLAQGMLQVARPFLAEHGDLDRVAGWLRRVIEGGDGATRQRRMAARSGRLIDVVDDLIARTAPESRGQAKSL, encoded by the coding sequence GTGAGTTCGGACGTGGGCGGCGATGGCCCCCGCTTCGGGGTGGAGGAAGAGTTCCTGGTCGTGGATCCGGAAACCCGGGCGGTCGTGCCCGGATCCGAGGCGGCACTGCGGCAGGCACGGGATCGGCTCGGCGCTCGCGTTGGCGGGGAGATTACGAAGTTCCAAGTGGAGAGTCGGACCGATCCGTGCCGCACTCTCGAGGAGCTCTACACGCAATTGGCCGAGGCGCGCGCCGTGCTTGCGACCTCGGCCGCCCATGCCGGACTGCGGATCGTAGCCTCGGGTTCGCCGGTGCTCGGAAACGTCGTTTCACCACCTCTCACCGAGGGAGCCCGGCAAGCCCGCGGCGATGCCACCTTTCGGGGGCTGCACGACGAAGCGAGCATCTGCGCCGTGCAGGTGCACGTGGAGCTACCCGATCGCGAGCGAGCCTTGATGGTGAGCAACCACCTGCGGCCCTACCTTCCGCGGCTGATCGCGCTCACGGCCAACTCGCCGTACTGGGCCGAGCACGATACCGGGTACGCCAGCTGGCGCACGATGACCTGGCACCGATGGCCGGTGGCCGGTCCGCCTCCGTATTTCACCTCGGCGAAGCACTACGACGCGATCATCGCCACGCTGCAGGAGACGGGCGCCTTGGTCGACGCGGGCACGATCTTCTGGGACATCCGCCCGTCGGTGCACCTGCCGACGCTCGAACTCCGCGTCTCCGACGTGCCGATCACCGCCGAGGAATCCGCCCTGTTCGCCGCCTTGGTTCGGGCCCTCGTGCTGGCCTCTCTCCCAGCCGTGGACGCGGGCGAGCGCGGACCGATCATCCCGCCCGAAATGATGCGCGTCGCCTACTGGCGCGCCGCCCGCGATGGGATGGCAGGCCACGGCGTCGAGCTCTCCACCGGACACCTGGTCCCCGCCGCGACGCTCGCGCAGGGCATGCTCCAGGTGGCTCGGCCCTTCCTGGCAGAGCACGGAGATCTCGACCGCGTTGCGGGCTGGCTGCGCCGCGTGATCGAGGGTGGCGACGGCGCCACGCGACAACGGCGGATGGCCGCGCGCTCCGGCCGGCTCATCGACGTGGTGGACGATTTGATCGCCCGCACCGCACCGGAGAGTCGGGGCCAAGCAAAAAGCCTTTAG